The proteins below are encoded in one region of Sporanaerobacter acetigenes DSM 13106:
- the rseP gene encoding RIP metalloprotease RseP: MTTALSAIFVFMLVIVVHEFGHFITAKMVGIKVHEFSIGMGPKLFHKKGEETDYYLRAFPIGGYVRMEGEDESSDDPRSFNKKPAWARILVVAAGAIMNFILAIVVFTIVAYNTGTPTTVIDEVIKDSPAYEVGIKTGDKIIRINNIETKNWKSIVKEISNSDSKKDMNITVIRNSKNVDFVLRPKYDEESKKVIIGIVPKSEKSFISSVKNGFETTGTVLGLMFQFLRMLFRGQVKSDDLSGPIGVIYTVGEAAKYGFINVLYLLGFISVNLGFFNLLPIPALDGSRILFLLIELFRGKPMNPEKEGFVHFIGFVLLLALMVFVTYSDIVRFQLFRR, encoded by the coding sequence TTGACTACAGCATTATCAGCTATATTTGTATTTATGCTTGTGATAGTAGTTCATGAATTTGGACATTTTATCACTGCAAAAATGGTAGGAATCAAAGTTCATGAGTTTTCAATAGGAATGGGTCCCAAGCTTTTTCATAAAAAAGGTGAAGAGACAGATTACTATTTAAGAGCTTTTCCAATTGGTGGATATGTTAGAATGGAAGGCGAAGATGAAAGTTCTGATGATCCTCGTAGTTTTAATAAAAAGCCTGCATGGGCCAGAATTTTAGTAGTAGCTGCAGGTGCAATAATGAATTTTATATTAGCTATAGTTGTATTTACAATAGTTGCTTATAATACTGGTACTCCAACGACGGTCATAGATGAAGTAATTAAGGACTCACCTGCATATGAAGTTGGCATTAAAACAGGAGACAAAATCATAAGAATAAACAATATTGAAACAAAAAATTGGAAGTCTATAGTTAAAGAAATTAGCAATAGTGACTCAAAAAAAGATATGAATATTACTGTGATTAGAAATTCGAAAAATGTAGATTTTGTGCTAAGACCGAAATATGATGAAGAAAGTAAGAAAGTTATCATCGGAATAGTACCTAAATCAGAAAAGAGTTTTATTTCTTCTGTAAAAAATGGATTTGAAACTACAGGTACAGTATTGGGATTAATGTTTCAGTTTTTGAGGATGCTTTTCAGAGGTCAGGTAAAATCAGATGATTTATCAGGTCCTATTGGAGTTATTTACACAGTAGGGGAAGCAGCAAAATATGGTTTCATAAATGTATTGTATTTACTTGGGTTTATTAGTGTAAATTTAGGATTTTTTAACTTGTTGCCTATACCAGCACTAGATGGTAGTAGAATATTATTTTTGTTAATTGAATTGTTTAGAGGAAAACCAATGAATCCAGAAAAAGAAGGTTTTGTACATTTTATTGGATTTGTATTACTTTTAGCTTTGATGGTATTTGTTACTTATTCAGATATAGTTAGATTTCAATTATTTAGAAGGTGA
- the ispG gene encoding flavodoxin-dependent (E)-4-hydroxy-3-methylbut-2-enyl-diphosphate synthase gives MDRRKTIKIKVGNVEVGGNSPISVQSMTNTDTRDVKSTVKQIKALEEAHCDIVRIAVPDMEAALAIKEIRKETNIPIIADVQFDYRLAIESVKNGVDCLRINPGNIGSEGRVKEVVKICKERDIPIRIGVNSGSLSKTALEKYDGVNENSMVYSALENIKILEDMNFNNIKISLKATNVSLTIKSYMKMAEYVDYPFHLGITEAGPLWNGTVKSSVGIGALLAMGLGDTIRVSLTGDPVEEVRVGREILKSLNLLNDGIEIISCPTCGRTQIELIKLVEEVQERLNKVEIHRPLKIAIMGCAVNGPGEAREADIGIAGGKGCGLIFKNGEIIKKVKEKELIEELIKEIEKM, from the coding sequence ATGGATAGAAGAAAAACTATTAAGATAAAAGTTGGAAATGTGGAAGTAGGGGGAAATAGCCCTATTTCTGTTCAGTCTATGACGAATACTGACACTAGAGATGTTAAAAGTACTGTAAAACAAATAAAAGCACTTGAAGAAGCACATTGTGATATTGTTCGTATAGCAGTACCTGATATGGAAGCAGCTTTAGCAATAAAAGAAATCAGAAAAGAAACAAATATACCTATTATTGCTGATGTTCAGTTTGATTATAGATTGGCTATAGAATCAGTAAAAAATGGTGTAGATTGTTTAAGAATAAATCCAGGCAATATTGGCTCTGAAGGAAGAGTCAAAGAAGTTGTAAAAATATGCAAAGAAAGAGATATACCTATACGAATAGGAGTAAATTCTGGCTCATTAAGCAAAACAGCATTAGAAAAGTATGACGGAGTAAATGAAAATTCAATGGTTTATAGTGCTTTAGAGAACATAAAAATATTAGAAGATATGAATTTTAACAATATAAAAATTTCACTAAAAGCTACAAATGTATCTTTGACTATAAAGTCATATATGAAAATGGCAGAATATGTAGATTATCCTTTTCATTTAGGTATAACTGAAGCTGGACCTTTATGGAATGGTACAGTTAAGTCTTCTGTAGGAATAGGAGCGTTATTAGCCATGGGATTAGGGGATACAATAAGAGTTTCTTTGACGGGAGACCCAGTTGAAGAAGTACGAGTAGGTAGAGAAATACTTAAATCTTTAAATTTATTAAATGATGGAATTGAAATTATTTCATGTCCAACTTGTGGGAGAACTCAAATAGAATTAATAAAATTAGTAGAAGAAGTACAGGAAAGACTTAACAAAGTGGAAATTCACAGGCCTTTAAAGATTGCTATTATGGGCTGTGCTGTCAATGGGCCAGGTGAGGCTAGAGAAGCTGACATTGGAATTGCTGGAGGTAAAGGCTGTGGCCTTATTTTTAAAAATGGTGAAATAATAAAAAAAGTAAAAGAAAAAGAATTAATTGAAGAATTGATTAAAGAAATTGAAAAAATGTAA
- a CDS encoding PolC-type DNA polymerase III produces MVKETKLVDLLNKKEIRLDLSELQNVYIRDVFLDSNVRSLSLQLVSKFLVNEGELIKLQEVLKTKLPKFEDIEVNILYDIDEKDLNLIMNKYWANLVCFIEKEIPSSSGWIKNLEWKMEGTNFILICDSEVISYALKKNNIEKMISQKIKKELGINVVVTVSFVANSVDMDELLIKKIEEEEKELAQNIAIDENSNDIKDGKEAFNKNTNYIYGKNIEGDLTKLCNIDSNTGTAIVEGELFQIESREIKGGKILFTFNITDYTNSITVKAFIKKKDKEEFEFYIKEGVFAKIEGDVIYDNYSRSLAIILKNLNTIEKIGRKDNSADKRVELHLHTQMSAMDGITSFSRMAKRAKDWGHSAIAITDHGVVQSFPEGMEASKKYDLKVIYGLEGYLVNDIRSIVTNCKGRSLNTEYVVFDIETTGFSPINNKITEIGAVKIKNGEIIDRYSQLINPEVPIPEKIVDLTGITDELVRNKPTIDNILPGFYNFIEGSVLVAHNASFDVGFIRQNLSKLGIDIENPVLDTLELTRNLFPELKSHKLNIVAKHLNVSLENHHRAVDDAEATAHIFLKCKNILSEKGIKKLDEVNTKLANNKNGYKEETYHVIILVKNYIGLRNLYEIVSDAHLKYFYRKPRIPKSILVQHREGLIIGSACEAGELYKGLLKNRDYNEIREIVNFYDYLEIQPIGNNKHLIADGMVKNEEELRNINRKILSIGKKYNKPVVATGDVHFLDPEDEIYRRILMYGQGFKDADNQPPLYFMTTDEMLEEFSYLGEEEARKVVIDNTNYIANLCEKIIPVPDGTFPPVIEGSEEQLRQITNDRAIEIYGNPLPRIVKERLDKELNSIIKNGYAVLYIIAQKLVWKSLEDGYLVGSRGSVGSSFVATMSGITEVNPLVPHYICPNCKYSEFIEDGSIGSGVDLPDKNCPRCGTKLRKDGHDIPFEVFLGFEGDKEPDIDLNFAGEYQPVAHKYTEELFGKGYVFRAGTIGTIAEKTAYGFIKKYFDEKNISVHPAEINRLVKGLTGIKRTSGQHPGGVMIVPKYKNIHDFTPIQYPADDKKSGVITTHFDYHSISGRILKLDILGHDVPSIIRMLEDITGVDPQGIPLDDSETMKLFTSTEPLGVTSEDINSEVGTLGIPEFGTKFVRQMLMDTKPSTFAELVRISGLSHGTDVWLNNAQDLIKNGTAKLSNVISTRDDIMLFLIHEDLDKKRSFKIMEKVRKGKGLPEEDENYMRDKGIPEWYIGSCKKIKYMFPKAHAVAYVMMSYRIAYFKVHYPEAFYATYFTTKASDFDAELILKGKETVKSKIAELESASSDKTAKEKNLLTVLEVVLEMYCRGFKFEKVDLYKSDSDKFIIGEEGIIPPLKSLQGMGETAARNIIEQREKGKFISAEDLMNRTKVSKPVVEVLKNHGCLDDIPDTNQLSLFNI; encoded by the coding sequence ATGGTGAAAGAGACAAAATTAGTAGATTTGCTTAATAAAAAAGAAATTAGATTAGATTTAAGTGAGTTACAAAATGTATATATAAGAGATGTATTTTTGGATTCAAATGTAAGAAGTTTATCGTTACAATTAGTTTCAAAATTTTTAGTTAATGAAGGAGAATTAATTAAACTTCAAGAGGTATTAAAAACAAAATTGCCTAAATTTGAGGATATTGAAGTGAATATTTTGTATGATATTGATGAAAAAGATTTGAATCTTATCATGAATAAATACTGGGCAAATTTAGTTTGTTTTATAGAAAAAGAGATTCCGTCTAGCAGTGGCTGGATAAAAAACTTAGAATGGAAAATGGAAGGTACTAATTTTATTCTAATTTGTGATAGTGAAGTTATATCTTATGCTTTAAAGAAAAACAATATTGAAAAAATGATAAGCCAAAAAATAAAAAAAGAACTAGGAATAAATGTAGTAGTTACAGTAAGTTTTGTAGCCAATAGTGTTGATATGGATGAACTTTTAATAAAAAAAATAGAAGAAGAGGAAAAAGAATTAGCTCAAAATATTGCTATAGATGAAAATAGCAATGACATTAAAGATGGGAAGGAAGCATTTAACAAAAACACTAATTATATTTATGGAAAAAATATAGAAGGGGATTTAACGAAGCTATGCAATATAGATTCAAATACTGGTACTGCTATAGTTGAAGGAGAACTATTTCAAATAGAATCAAGGGAAATAAAAGGCGGGAAGATTCTTTTTACATTTAATATAACGGATTATACAAATTCTATTACCGTAAAAGCATTTATAAAGAAAAAAGATAAAGAAGAGTTTGAATTCTATATTAAAGAAGGTGTTTTTGCAAAAATTGAAGGGGATGTAATATATGACAATTATTCTAGAAGTCTTGCAATAATATTGAAGAATCTAAATACTATAGAAAAGATCGGAAGAAAAGATAATTCTGCTGATAAAAGAGTAGAACTTCATTTACATACTCAAATGAGTGCTATGGATGGAATAACTAGTTTTTCGCGTATGGCTAAAAGAGCTAAAGACTGGGGACATAGTGCAATAGCTATAACAGATCACGGAGTGGTACAAAGTTTTCCTGAAGGGATGGAAGCAAGTAAGAAATATGATTTAAAAGTAATATATGGATTAGAAGGATATTTAGTAAATGATATAAGGTCTATAGTCACTAATTGCAAAGGAAGAAGTTTAAATACAGAGTATGTTGTATTTGATATAGAAACTACAGGATTTTCGCCTATAAACAATAAAATAACTGAAATTGGAGCTGTCAAAATAAAAAATGGAGAAATTATAGATAGATATAGTCAATTAATTAATCCAGAAGTTCCAATACCTGAAAAAATAGTAGACTTGACTGGTATAACTGATGAACTTGTTAGAAATAAGCCAACAATAGATAATATATTACCTGGTTTTTACAATTTCATTGAAGGCTCTGTATTGGTAGCACATAATGCTTCTTTTGATGTGGGGTTTATAAGACAAAACTTATCTAAATTAGGAATTGATATTGAAAATCCAGTACTAGATACTTTGGAACTAACTCGTAATCTATTTCCAGAATTAAAAAGTCATAAGTTAAATATAGTGGCGAAACATTTAAACGTAAGTTTAGAAAATCATCATAGGGCAGTAGATGATGCGGAGGCTACTGCTCATATATTTTTGAAATGTAAAAATATTTTATCAGAAAAAGGGATTAAAAAATTAGATGAAGTAAATACAAAATTAGCAAATAACAAAAATGGATATAAGGAAGAAACGTATCATGTAATAATATTGGTTAAGAACTATATAGGATTAAGAAATCTTTATGAAATAGTCTCTGATGCTCATTTAAAATATTTTTATCGAAAACCAAGAATTCCTAAATCAATTTTAGTGCAACACAGAGAAGGGCTTATAATTGGGAGTGCTTGTGAAGCTGGCGAACTTTATAAAGGTTTACTCAAAAATAGGGATTATAATGAAATAAGAGAAATTGTTAATTTTTATGATTATTTAGAGATACAACCAATAGGAAATAATAAACATTTAATAGCAGATGGAATGGTAAAAAACGAGGAAGAATTGAGGAATATTAATAGAAAAATTCTATCTATAGGGAAAAAATATAATAAACCTGTTGTTGCAACTGGTGATGTTCATTTTCTAGATCCAGAAGATGAAATTTATAGAAGAATACTTATGTATGGTCAAGGATTTAAAGATGCAGATAACCAACCTCCACTTTATTTCATGACTACAGATGAAATGCTAGAAGAATTTAGCTATTTAGGAGAAGAAGAGGCAAGAAAAGTTGTTATAGATAATACTAATTATATTGCTAATTTATGTGAAAAAATAATTCCTGTTCCTGATGGTACTTTTCCTCCCGTTATTGAGGGTTCAGAGGAACAATTGAGACAAATAACTAATGATAGAGCAATAGAAATATATGGCAATCCACTTCCAAGGATTGTTAAAGAAAGACTTGATAAAGAATTAAATTCTATTATTAAAAATGGTTATGCTGTATTATATATAATTGCTCAAAAATTAGTTTGGAAATCATTAGAAGATGGGTATTTGGTAGGCTCAAGGGGTTCCGTAGGTTCATCTTTTGTTGCAACTATGAGTGGAATTACTGAAGTAAATCCATTAGTTCCTCATTATATATGTCCAAATTGTAAATATAGTGAATTTATAGAAGATGGTTCAATAGGATCTGGAGTTGATTTACCTGATAAAAATTGTCCTAGATGTGGTACAAAATTAAGAAAAGATGGACATGATATACCTTTTGAGGTTTTTCTTGGATTTGAAGGAGATAAAGAACCAGATATAGATTTAAACTTTGCAGGAGAGTATCAACCAGTAGCGCATAAATATACTGAAGAGTTGTTTGGAAAAGGATATGTATTTAGAGCAGGAACAATTGGAACTATAGCAGAAAAAACAGCCTATGGATTTATAAAAAAATACTTTGATGAAAAAAACATATCTGTGCATCCAGCAGAAATTAATAGACTGGTTAAAGGACTCACTGGTATAAAGAGAACTTCAGGACAACATCCAGGGGGTGTAATGATAGTACCAAAGTATAAAAATATTCATGATTTTACCCCTATTCAATATCCAGCAGATGATAAAAAATCGGGTGTTATAACTACTCATTTTGACTATCACTCAATTAGTGGTAGGATATTGAAGCTCGATATACTAGGACATGATGTTCCATCTATTATTAGAATGCTTGAAGATATAACTGGTGTTGATCCACAAGGGATTCCGTTAGACGATTCTGAAACGATGAAGTTATTTACTAGCACTGAACCACTAGGAGTTACTAGTGAGGATATAAATTCAGAAGTAGGTACATTAGGTATTCCTGAATTTGGTACAAAATTTGTAAGACAAATGCTTATGGATACTAAACCTTCAACTTTTGCAGAACTAGTGAGAATTAGTGGCCTTTCTCATGGTACCGATGTCTGGCTAAATAATGCTCAAGATTTAATAAAAAATGGAACTGCAAAATTGAGCAATGTAATTTCTACAAGAGATGATATCATGCTATTTCTTATTCATGAAGATCTTGATAAAAAAAGATCCTTTAAAATAATGGAAAAAGTTAGAAAGGGCAAGGGATTACCTGAAGAAGATGAAAATTATATGAGAGATAAAGGTATTCCTGAATGGTATATAGGTTCTTGCAAGAAAATAAAATATATGTTTCCTAAAGCTCATGCTGTAGCCTATGTAATGATGTCTTATAGGATTGCTTATTTTAAAGTTCATTATCCTGAAGCTTTTTATGCAACATATTTTACAACTAAAGCAAGTGATTTTGATGCTGAACTTATACTTAAAGGTAAAGAAACTGTAAAAAGTAAGATTGCGGAGTTAGAATCTGCATCTTCAGATAAAACTGCTAAGGAAAAAAATCTTTTGACAGTATTAGAAGTAGTATTAGAAATGTATTGTAGGGGATTTAAATTTGAAAAAGTAGATTTATATAAATCGGATAGTGATAAATTTATTATTGGTGAAGAGGGAATTATACCACCTTTAAAATCTTTACAGGGTATGGGTGAAACTGCTGCTAGAAATATTATAGAACAGAGGGAAAAAGGTAAGTTTATTTCTGCTGAGGACCTTATGAATAGAACTAAAGTCAGTAAGCCTGTTGTTGAAGTGTTAAAAAATCATGGCTGTCTTGATGATATACCTGATACAAATCAACTTAGTCTATTTAATATTTGA
- the rimP gene encoding ribosome maturation factor RimP: MKKRDIVKIVEELSIPIMGELGFEIVDIEFVKEGPNNYLRIFIDKPGGITIDDCQKASEIISDKLDEIDPIDVSYYLEVSSPGLDRPLKTNKDLNRNLGEDIEIKLYQGINGKKLYMGKFLSFNNDCIVILDDENNEVELSRKNIAKINLAIRF, translated from the coding sequence GTGAAAAAAAGAGATATAGTAAAAATTGTTGAGGAATTAAGTATTCCTATCATGGGAGAACTAGGATTTGAGATTGTGGATATAGAATTTGTGAAAGAAGGTCCCAATAATTATTTGAGGATATTTATTGATAAACCAGGTGGAATAACAATAGATGATTGTCAAAAGGCAAGTGAAATTATAAGTGATAAATTAGATGAGATTGATCCCATAGATGTTAGCTATTATTTAGAAGTATCCTCACCAGGACTTGATAGGCCCCTAAAGACAAACAAAGATTTAAATAGAAACCTAGGAGAAGATATAGAAATAAAATTATATCAAGGTATTAATGGGAAGAAATTATATATGGGTAAATTTTTATCTTTTAATAATGACTGTATTGTTATATTGGATGATGAGAACAATGAAGTGGAATTGTCTAGAAAGAATATAGCTAAGATTAATCTAGCAATTAGATTTTAA
- the nusA gene encoding transcription termination factor NusA, with translation MKAEFIEALEEIEKDKGISKDIIFEALEAALISGYKKNFGSSQNVEVEIHKITGDVKVYAAKNVVEQVEDELLEISLEEAKKIDTKYEIDDIVKVEVTPKDFGRIAAQTAKQVVMQKIKEAEREVIFEEFVDRENEIVTGQIQRISKDIIYVDLGKTEGVLPPSEQIEGEKYQQGDRIKVYIVEVKKTTKGPQIILSRSHPGLVRRLFELEVPEIQEGIVDIYAISREAGSRTKIAVYSKDKNVDPVGACVGFKGSRVKAIVDELNGEKIDIVIWSKNIEEFIANSLSPSKVVKVEVNEKEKSALVVVPDYQLSLAIGKEGQNARLSAKLTNWKIDIKSESQYGEGK, from the coding sequence ATGAAGGCCGAATTTATAGAGGCTCTTGAAGAAATAGAAAAAGATAAAGGAATTTCTAAAGATATAATATTTGAGGCATTGGAAGCAGCACTTATATCAGGTTATAAAAAAAATTTTGGTTCATCACAAAATGTAGAGGTTGAAATACACAAAATCACAGGAGATGTAAAAGTTTATGCAGCAAAAAATGTAGTTGAACAAGTAGAGGATGAGTTGTTAGAAATCAGTTTAGAAGAAGCAAAGAAAATTGATACTAAATATGAAATAGATGATATAGTTAAAGTGGAAGTTACTCCTAAAGATTTTGGTAGAATTGCAGCTCAAACAGCAAAGCAAGTAGTAATGCAAAAGATAAAGGAAGCAGAAAGAGAAGTTATATTTGAAGAGTTTGTTGATAGGGAAAATGAAATAGTAACTGGCCAAATACAGAGGATAAGTAAGGATATTATTTATGTGGACCTAGGGAAAACTGAGGGGGTTTTACCACCATCAGAACAAATAGAGGGAGAAAAATATCAGCAAGGTGATAGAATAAAAGTTTATATTGTCGAAGTTAAGAAAACTACCAAAGGGCCTCAAATAATCCTTTCTAGATCTCATCCTGGATTAGTCAGAAGACTTTTTGAATTAGAAGTTCCGGAAATACAAGAGGGAATAGTAGATATTTATGCAATTTCTAGGGAAGCAGGTTCTAGAACAAAAATTGCAGTATATTCAAAAGACAAAAATGTTGATCCAGTAGGTGCGTGTGTAGGTTTTAAAGGTAGTAGAGTGAAAGCTATAGTTGATGAACTAAATGGAGAAAAAATAGATATAGTTATATGGAGTAAAAACATAGAAGAGTTTATAGCTAATAGTTTGAGCCCTTCAAAAGTTGTAAAAGTTGAGGTAAATGAAAAAGAAAAATCTGCTCTAGTAGTTGTGCCAGATTATCAATTATCTTTAGCTATAGGAAAAGAAGGTCAGAATGCAAGACTTTCGGCCAAATTAACTAATTGGAAAATAGATATAAAAAGTGAAAGCCAATATGGTGAAGGAAAATAA
- the rnpM gene encoding RNase P modulator RnpM: MKKKKIPLRKCIACGENKPKKELLRVVRKSDSDIEVDLTGKVNGRGAYICANLNCLNTVKKTKKLGKVLECEIPSKVYDELFKIISCDKQE; this comes from the coding sequence ATGAAAAAGAAGAAAATACCTCTAAGAAAATGTATTGCTTGTGGAGAAAACAAGCCAAAGAAAGAATTATTAAGAGTAGTAAGAAAAAGTGATAGTGATATAGAAGTGGATTTGACAGGTAAAGTAAATGGAAGAGGAGCATATATTTGTGCCAATTTAAATTGTTTGAATACGGTAAAAAAAACAAAGAAGCTTGGCAAAGTTTTGGAATGTGAGATACCAAGCAAAGTATATGATGAACTTTTTAAAATTATTTCTTGCGATAAACAAGAATAA
- the infB gene encoding translation initiation factor IF-2: MTRIRVYELAKELGMTSKELIEKISDLNLEINSHMSTIEDEEAELIMELIEEENKDKKAIEKKGTKKKDNNSIKTEEKNLQTKEIIEDTESNENIIEIGDTVIVRELADKMSITSSQIITKLISLGVMVNQNQEIDFDTASIIGEEFGFTVKESETIENVDQFELDFEDAKESLKPRPPVVTVMGHVDHGKTSLLDAIRKTQVTRSEAGGITQHIGASTVNIKNKKIVFLDTPGHEAFTAMRARGAQVTDLAILVVAADDGVMPQTIEAINHAKAAGVPIIVAINKMDKPTANPDRIKQELVEQGLVPEDWGGDTICVPVSARNGEGIDELLEMILLVAEMQELKANPDRRAVGIIIEAQLDKGKGPLASVLMQKGTLNVGDNVVSGSAYGRVRAMLDDKGKRVKKATPSIPVMILGLSEVPEAGEYLYSVEDEKTARIYAEAIKQKRREEQLKVNQKVSLDDLFDQIQAGEVKDLNVIIKADVRGSIEAIKQSLIKLENEEVKVNIIHGGVGGITESDVMLASASNAIIIGFNVRPTLNAMDIAKRENVDIRTYRIIYEAIEDIQSAIKGMLEPTIVEEVIGRAEVRATFKVPSIGMIAGIYVLQGKLTRNCKTRLLRNDVVIFEGNVSSLKRFKDDVKEVQSGYEGGLGLENYNDVKEGDIIEAYILKEVER; this comes from the coding sequence TTGACTAGAATTAGAGTTTATGAGTTAGCAAAAGAATTAGGTATGACTAGTAAGGAATTAATAGAAAAAATATCTGATTTAAACTTAGAAATAAACAGTCACATGAGTACAATTGAAGATGAAGAAGCAGAACTTATTATGGAGCTTATAGAAGAAGAAAATAAAGATAAAAAAGCTATCGAAAAAAAAGGGACAAAGAAAAAAGATAACAATTCAATAAAAACTGAAGAAAAAAATTTGCAAACAAAAGAAATTATTGAAGATACTGAAAGTAATGAAAATATAATTGAAATAGGAGATACAGTAATAGTTAGAGAGTTAGCTGATAAAATGTCAATAACATCAAGTCAAATAATTACTAAGCTGATTTCTTTGGGTGTTATGGTTAATCAAAATCAAGAAATAGATTTTGATACAGCTAGTATTATTGGTGAAGAGTTTGGCTTTACAGTTAAAGAATCAGAAACTATTGAAAATGTTGATCAATTTGAGCTTGATTTTGAAGATGCTAAAGAATCCTTAAAACCAAGGCCACCAGTTGTTACAGTAATGGGACACGTAGATCATGGTAAAACTTCATTGCTAGATGCGATAAGAAAGACTCAGGTAACTAGAAGTGAAGCTGGTGGAATTACTCAACACATAGGTGCTTCAACTGTAAATATAAAAAATAAGAAAATTGTTTTTTTGGACACTCCAGGGCACGAAGCTTTTACTGCTATGAGGGCAAGAGGAGCTCAGGTTACCGATTTAGCTATTTTAGTAGTAGCAGCTGATGATGGAGTTATGCCTCAAACAATAGAGGCTATAAATCACGCTAAAGCTGCTGGAGTGCCAATTATTGTAGCCATAAACAAAATGGATAAACCTACAGCTAATCCAGATAGAATAAAGCAAGAATTGGTGGAACAAGGATTAGTTCCAGAGGATTGGGGCGGCGACACTATATGTGTTCCTGTTTCAGCTCGAAACGGAGAAGGAATTGATGAATTATTAGAAATGATATTGTTAGTTGCTGAAATGCAAGAGCTAAAAGCTAATCCAGATAGAAGAGCTGTTGGTATAATAATTGAAGCGCAACTTGATAAGGGTAAAGGACCACTAGCTTCTGTATTAATGCAAAAGGGAACTTTAAATGTAGGCGATAATGTAGTATCAGGAAGCGCTTATGGTAGAGTGCGTGCCATGTTGGATGATAAAGGGAAAAGAGTCAAAAAAGCTACTCCATCAATTCCAGTTATGATATTAGGCTTATCTGAAGTTCCAGAAGCAGGAGAGTATTTGTATTCTGTTGAAGATGAAAAAACTGCTAGAATTTATGCTGAAGCAATAAAACAAAAGAGAAGAGAAGAACAGTTGAAGGTCAATCAAAAAGTATCACTAGATGATTTATTTGATCAAATTCAAGCAGGAGAAGTAAAAGATTTAAATGTTATTATAAAAGCAGATGTAAGAGGTTCTATTGAGGCAATCAAGCAGTCACTCATTAAATTGGAAAATGAAGAAGTTAAAGTCAATATCATTCATGGTGGTGTAGGTGGAATTACTGAAAGTGATGTAATGTTAGCTTCAGCTTCAAATGCGATTATTATCGGATTTAATGTAAGACCAACCCTAAATGCTATGGATATAGCAAAAAGAGAAAATGTAGATATAAGAACTTATAGGATAATATATGAGGCTATAGAAGATATACAATCTGCCATAAAAGGTATGCTAGAACCAACTATAGTGGAAGAAGTTATAGGAAGAGCAGAAGTGAGAGCTACATTTAAAGTTCCTAGCATAGGTATGATTGCTGGTATATATGTTTTGCAAGGTAAATTAACCAGAAATTGCAAAACCAGATTGTTGAGAAATGATGTGGTGATATTTGAAGGAAATGTTTCTTCATTGAAGAGATTTAAAGATGATGTTAAAGAAGTGCAATCAGGTTATGAAGGTGGATTAGGTCTTGAAAATTATAATGATGTAAAAGAAGGGGATATAATAGAAGCGTATATTTTAAAAGAAGTTGAAAGGTAG
- the rbfA gene encoding 30S ribosome-binding factor RbfA: MDNKRINRISEEVKKVVSDVITNKLKDPRISPMTSVTHVEVTRDLRYAKIYVSVLGEEIEKKSTLEGLENSKGFIRKEIGDRIDLRYVPEPIFHVDDSIEHSIYISKLIEKVNEEDEKKRRGTDE, translated from the coding sequence ATGGATAACAAGAGAATCAATAGAATTTCCGAAGAAGTTAAAAAAGTTGTATCAGATGTAATAACAAATAAACTTAAGGATCCTAGAATTTCACCTATGACAAGTGTAACTCATGTTGAAGTAACTAGAGATTTGAGGTATGCAAAGATTTATGTTAGTGTTTTGGGAGAAGAAATAGAAAAGAAAAGTACTTTAGAAGGTTTAGAAAATTCCAAAGGGTTTATTAGAAAAGAAATAGGGGATAGAATAGATTTACGATATGTACCTGAGCCAATTTTTCATGTAGATGATTCAATTGAGCATAGTATATATATTTCTAAATTGATAGAAAAAGTGAATGAAGAAGATGAGAAAAAAAGAAGGGGTACTGATGAATAG